A portion of the Manihot esculenta cultivar AM560-2 chromosome 2, M.esculenta_v8, whole genome shotgun sequence genome contains these proteins:
- the LOC110609924 gene encoding thaumatin-like protein 1a produces MEITAISFVLPLAVLFFTNARAATFTITNNCPYTIWPATLTGSGTRLSSTGFELASKAALPLQVTPPWSGRVWARSGCTTDPSGKFTCATADCGSGQVQCIGGAIPPASLAEFTIAAPGGKDFFDVSLVDGFNLPLSISPQGNPACSSTSCPSDINAVCLPELAVKGANGAVVACKSACLAFGQPQYCCTGDYNSPEKCPPTSYSKFFKSLCPQAYSYAFDDKSSTFTCDGANYLITFCP; encoded by the exons ATGGAGATTACAGCAATATCGTTTGTTCTTCCCTTGGCTGTCCTCTTCTTCACAA ATGCTCGCGCCGCCACCTTTACCATCACGAACAATTGTCCTTACACTATATGGCCGGCAACCTTAACAGGTAGCGGAACTCGGTTGTCCTCAACTGGTTTCGAGTTAGCCAGCAAAGCAGCATTGCCTCTACAAGTCACTCCTCCATGGAGTGGCCGTGTATGGGCTCGATCTGGTTGCACCACAGACCCTAGCGGCAAGTTCACATGCGCCACTGCTGACTGCGGTTCTGGTCAGGTCCAGTGTATTGGTGGTGCAATCCCACCAGCTTCTCTTGCAGAGTTCACCATAGCAGCTCCTGGTGGAAAAGATTTCTTTGATGTTAGCCTTGTTGACGGCTTTAATTTGCCTCTTTCGATAAGCCCACAAGGGAATCCTGCGTGCAGTAGCACGAGTTGCCCAAGCGATATCAACGCTGTTTGTCTGCCGGAACTGGCTGTCAAGGGGGCAAATGGAGCTGTCGTTGCTTGCAAGAGTGCTTGCTTAGCTTTTGGTCAGCCGCAATATTGTTGCACCGGTGATTATAATTCGCCGGAAAAGTGTCCTCCGACAAgttattcaaaatttttcaaGAGCCTGTGTCCTCAAGCTTATAGTTATGCTTTTGACGATAAAAGTAGCACATTTACGTGTGATGGAGCTAATTACCTTATTACATTTTGTCCATGA